In Methanosphaera sp. WGK6, a single genomic region encodes these proteins:
- a CDS encoding geranylgeranyl reductase family protein, giving the protein MKKYDIIVVGAGPIGSTYAYKMAKLGYDVGLFDMKNRIGQPLQCAGIVSTNINDTKNLPKEFIDNQVKGANLISPDSTSITVEKEDTVAYVLDRVMYDKYLFERAVDAGVDAHLGERVFDVDINNTSIKTDREYSSRLITVSCGPNSSTSKKMNPNLTDESFMGIQYTVKTELTSTDYVDVNVNSSILPGFVWKIPVSPTEQRIGLFTQQSYNNANQILMSMIDSKSIISQKHYGSIPKYNFKKNIVENNTILLGDSASQVKPTTGGGLIAGFNCVDIAVNNSNKMLEEENNKYLENYQKEYHKKYGNEFRAQQNVQSIIQDMTEDDFNYMFKQLKENHVDEIISEYGDMDNQTPLLKQLVKTGIIFKLLPKIGLRRLKNIWKSQ; this is encoded by the coding sequence ATGAAAAAATATGATATAATTGTAGTTGGAGCAGGACCTATAGGCTCTACTTATGCCTATAAAATGGCTAAATTAGGCTATGATGTTGGTCTTTTTGACATGAAAAATAGGATAGGTCAACCATTACAATGTGCAGGTATCGTTTCAACAAATATAAATGATACAAAAAATTTACCAAAGGAATTCATAGATAACCAAGTAAAAGGTGCTAACTTAATATCACCTGATAGTACAAGTATTACTGTTGAAAAAGAAGATACAGTAGCATATGTATTAGATAGGGTTATGTATGATAAATATTTGTTTGAAAGAGCAGTTGATGCTGGAGTAGATGCTCATCTAGGTGAACGTGTTTTCGATGTTGACATAAACAATACAAGTATCAAAACAGATAGGGAGTATTCATCTAGACTTATCACAGTATCCTGTGGACCTAACTCATCAACATCTAAAAAAATGAATCCTAATTTAACTGATGAATCATTTATGGGAATACAATATACAGTAAAAACAGAACTAACATCTACTGATTATGTGGATGTTAATGTAAATTCTTCAATATTACCTGGATTTGTATGGAAAATTCCAGTATCTCCAACAGAACAAAGAATAGGTTTATTTACACAGCAATCATATAACAATGCAAATCAAATATTGATGAGTATGATTGATTCTAAAAGTATTATTTCCCAGAAACATTATGGATCCATACCTAAATATAATTTCAAGAAGAATATTGTTGAAAATAACACTATTTTATTAGGTGATTCTGCAAGTCAAGTAAAACCAACAACAGGTGGAGGATTAATAGCTGGATTTAATTGTGTTGATATAGCAGTAAATAATTCAAATAAAATGCTTGAAGAAGAAAATAATAAATATCTTGAAAATTATCAAAAAGAATATCATAAAAAATATGGTAATGAATTTAGAGCACAACAGAATGTGCAAAGTATCATACAGGACATGACTGAAGATGATTTTAATTACATGTTTAAACAATTAAAAGAAAATCATGTTGATGAAATAATTTCAGAATATGGTGATATGGATAATCAAACACCTTTATTAAAACAATTAGTAAAAACAGGAATAATATTTAAATTATTACCGAAAATAGGCCTAAGGAGGCTGAAAAATATATGGAAATCACAGTAA
- a CDS encoding PH domain-containing protein, whose protein sequence is MMPKPKQHNIENNSNFRDNVSEQTLLEVKPSMILHIDNFIFKIVVLFLLVFFFTPILAIFSNLQIQLLTSFQLNFTNMTFVVELILIFCIILVLLRILLDVLDWNSTLYTLTESRIIIKRGIFRKEKIMMSYGKIQDIEVSQTILERLLNAGDVIIYGGHEHPETILDNIPDPKNVEEIIFNRLNGNSNHNHNQQNYNQQYMPPQRNYDDYEEYTGNQQRTNKNKNVHYFNNEDYLEDEYNQSSYEQSNYEGYKNKWQKNKNTHKKSKMNDDEIVRKHQEMFRNHRK, encoded by the coding sequence ATGATGCCAAAACCAAAACAACATAATATAGAGAATAACTCTAATTTCAGGGATAATGTGTCTGAACAAACTTTACTTGAAGTTAAACCAAGTATGATTTTACACATAGACAATTTTATATTTAAAATAGTTGTATTATTCTTGTTAGTATTTTTCTTCACACCAATACTCGCAATCTTCTCTAATCTACAAATTCAATTACTAACATCATTCCAATTAAACTTTACAAATATGACTTTTGTAGTGGAATTAATTCTCATATTTTGTATAATATTAGTACTTCTTAGAATATTATTGGATGTACTTGACTGGAATTCTACACTTTATACACTAACAGAATCACGTATAATAATTAAGAGGGGAATTTTTCGTAAAGAAAAAATTATGATGTCTTATGGGAAAATACAGGATATAGAAGTTTCTCAAACTATATTAGAACGATTATTAAATGCAGGTGATGTTATAATATATGGTGGTCATGAACATCCTGAAACAATATTAGATAATATACCTGATCCTAAAAATGTAGAGGAAATAATATTCAATCGTTTAAATGGAAATTCTAATCATAATCATAATCAACAAAATTATAATCAACAATATATGCCACCTCAACGTAATTATGATGATTATGAGGAATATACAGGAAATCAACAGAGGACTAATAAAAATAAAAATGTACATTACTTTAATAATGAAGATTATCTTGAAGATGAATATAATCAAAGTTCATATGAGCAATCTAATTATGAAGGTTACAAGAATAAATGGCAAAAAAATAAGAATACTCATAAAAAATCTAAAATGAATGATGATGAAATTGTAAGAAAACATCAAGAAATGTTTAGAAATCATAGAAAATAA
- the lon gene encoding endopeptidase La, which yields MTSENDNKTLSFTQNLREKGLIISDITANMENTLDVKENKNELPILLIPNTILLPHTDITIPLDKFHTENMLKNVNEENQGIILTPKKIPAKDEGNEVEFYDIGVILEVKSLDEEPEQYMLELKVKDKITVNKVIETDGFYNAQYEIIHEENNITPEESEKINKEINEAIQTISNLIPNSEVYSQPIIEKTDLQEKIAEVFPYLRVPIKRKQELLELNSSKLRALQVTQLLLEQKEAMIIQMEIAKKLNKNMSESHKQTLLREQMKMIQEELNMTENNESKKTYRERIKEANLPEEVEKVALEEVNKLERQGQNNSEENIIRNYLDTILQLPWHKEDKQDIDIIKAKEQLDLDHYGLKKVKERIIQHLTVLKMKNEKQGSILLFVGPPGTGKTSLGRSIATALDRPYIRASLGGVKDESEIRGHRRTYLGALPGRIITGMKKAGKTNPVFVLDEIDKTTASINGNPTSALLEVLDPEQNSTFSDHYLEVPYDLSDVFFIGTANSLHDIPGPLRDRLEIIELDSYTNLEKQHIAKEHLIGEVLEEHGLTTDDLEITDDAINTIIEKYTREAGVRGLKRQIAAIARKTTEKIVVDDIKRPYVVTEDMLYDILGHETTHYDMVPEKNPAGVVTGLAWTPIGGDILYVEAIMLPGEEKLQLTGQLGDVMKESAQIAQSLIKSRFGPLLKDTDFENKDIHIHFPEGAIPKDGPSAGVTLVTTMASLITNIPVDSTIAMTGEISLQGKVLPVGGIKEKVIAAHRSGIKTILLPEKNMKNLDDVPEEVKNEITFKPMKTVDDVLYEALGLKLPESEILDINLDALRNS from the coding sequence ATGACATCTGAAAATGATAACAAAACACTATCATTCACACAAAACTTAAGAGAAAAAGGTTTAATAATATCCGATATAACAGCAAACATGGAAAATACATTAGATGTTAAAGAAAATAAAAATGAATTACCCATATTATTAATACCTAACACAATCCTCCTACCCCACACAGACATTACTATTCCCTTAGATAAATTTCATACTGAAAATATGCTAAAAAATGTGAATGAAGAAAATCAAGGAATTATATTAACACCAAAAAAAATTCCTGCAAAAGATGAAGGAAATGAAGTAGAATTCTATGACATTGGTGTTATATTAGAAGTCAAAAGTTTAGATGAAGAACCAGAACAATACATGCTTGAATTAAAAGTAAAAGATAAAATAACTGTTAATAAAGTCATAGAAACTGATGGTTTCTACAATGCACAATATGAAATTATTCATGAAGAAAATAACATAACACCAGAAGAATCTGAAAAAATAAATAAAGAAATTAATGAAGCTATTCAAACTATATCCAATTTAATTCCTAACTCAGAAGTATATTCTCAACCAATAATTGAAAAAACAGACCTCCAAGAAAAAATTGCAGAAGTATTCCCATACCTTCGAGTACCCATTAAAAGAAAACAAGAATTACTTGAGTTAAACTCATCAAAACTAAGAGCATTACAAGTAACACAACTATTATTAGAACAAAAAGAAGCAATGATTATACAAATGGAAATAGCCAAAAAACTCAATAAAAATATGAGTGAATCACACAAACAAACTCTTCTTCGAGAACAAATGAAAATGATTCAAGAAGAACTGAACATGACAGAAAACAATGAATCCAAAAAAACATACAGAGAACGAATCAAAGAAGCAAATCTACCTGAAGAAGTAGAAAAAGTCGCACTAGAAGAAGTTAATAAACTTGAAAGACAAGGACAAAATAACTCCGAAGAAAACATTATTCGAAACTACCTGGACACAATACTCCAATTACCATGGCATAAAGAAGATAAACAAGATATAGACATAATAAAAGCTAAAGAACAACTAGATTTAGATCATTATGGACTTAAAAAAGTAAAAGAAAGAATAATTCAACATTTAACAGTACTTAAAATGAAAAATGAAAAACAAGGCTCAATCCTTTTATTTGTAGGTCCACCAGGAACTGGAAAAACAAGTCTTGGAAGAAGTATTGCTACAGCACTAGATAGACCATATATCAGAGCAAGTTTAGGAGGAGTCAAAGACGAATCTGAAATAAGAGGACATCGTAGAACATACCTAGGAGCACTACCCGGTCGAATTATAACTGGAATGAAAAAAGCAGGTAAAACAAATCCAGTATTTGTATTAGATGAAATTGATAAAACAACAGCATCCATTAATGGCAATCCAACTAGTGCACTTCTTGAAGTTTTAGATCCTGAACAAAATAGCACATTTTCAGATCATTACTTAGAAGTACCTTATGATTTATCAGATGTTTTCTTTATTGGAACTGCTAACTCTTTACACGATATACCAGGACCATTAAGAGATAGATTAGAAATCATTGAATTAGACAGCTACACTAACCTTGAAAAACAACACATTGCTAAAGAACATCTAATAGGAGAAGTTTTAGAAGAACATGGACTTACAACAGATGACCTTGAAATAACAGATGATGCAATAAATACAATCATTGAAAAATATACTAGAGAAGCTGGAGTAAGAGGTCTTAAAAGACAAATTGCTGCTATAGCACGTAAAACAACAGAAAAAATAGTAGTGGATGATATTAAAAGACCCTATGTTGTAACAGAAGATATGCTTTATGATATTTTAGGACATGAAACCACCCACTATGATATGGTTCCTGAGAAAAATCCTGCTGGTGTTGTTACTGGACTAGCATGGACTCCTATTGGAGGAGATATATTATATGTAGAAGCAATCATGTTACCTGGTGAAGAAAAATTACAACTTACAGGACAACTAGGAGATGTTATGAAAGAATCTGCACAAATTGCTCAAAGTTTAATAAAATCAAGATTTGGTCCGTTACTTAAGGATACTGACTTTGAAAATAAAGACATACATATTCACTTCCCCGAAGGTGCTATTCCAAAAGATGGACCATCTGCTGGAGTAACATTAGTAACTACAATGGCCTCTTTAATAACAAACATACCTGTGGATTCAACTATTGCTATGACTGGTGAAATATCACTTCAAGGTAAAGTACTGCCCGTAGGTGGAATAAAAGAAAAAGTAATTGCAGCCCATCGATCAGGAATTAAAACAATATTACTTCCAGAAAAGAATATGAAAAATCTAGATGATGTTCCAGAAGAAGTAAAAAATGAAATTACATTTAAACCTATGAAAACAGTTGATGATGTATTATATGAAGCTCTTGGCTTAAAATTACCCGAATCTGAAATATTAGACATTAATTTAGATGCGTTAAGAAACTCTTAA
- a CDS encoding helix-turn-helix transcriptional regulator, with protein MEKIDEQKTDEEIEKTFKLLSNQNRLKIIQILAKNNQEVTVNEIAEKINITQPAASQHLKLLKKEKIVKCDKKGNNIYYKINTRTIKKRKKCIDTLFHNILK; from the coding sequence ATGGAAAAAATAGATGAACAGAAAACTGATGAAGAAATAGAAAAAACATTCAAACTTCTTAGTAATCAAAATCGTTTAAAGATAATACAAATACTTGCCAAAAATAACCAAGAAGTAACAGTAAATGAAATTGCAGAAAAAATAAACATAACTCAACCTGCTGCTTCACAACATTTAAAATTATTAAAAAAAGAAAAAATTGTTAAATGTGATAAAAAAGGCAATAATATCTATTATAAAATCAATACAAGAACAATTAAAAAAAGAAAAAAATGTATTGATACATTATTCCATAACATATTAAAATAA
- a CDS encoding bifunctional fructose-bisphosphatase/inositol-phosphate phosphatase — protein sequence MNDNEINFWLDLSQEISKEVEKAINKARNDPELNNVTKIGADGTPTHKIDEYAEDAAISVIENCEKSLILISEEIGTIKIGDNKAEAVLIMDPLDGTSNALKNIPCYGISIAIAKISDETELEHVTLGDVEIGFIKNFPTGDEYISIKGKGSTKNGEAMTISSIPKVSEATVSTYVYRAKEGELDKLCTSVRRMRLMGAIAIEMCYVADGTYDVFLDIGAVRVFDIAAAQLIIKENEGIVTDVNANLLESQLDLMETTSIIAAANPEIHEDLIKLLN from the coding sequence ATGAATGATAATGAGATAAATTTTTGGTTAGATTTATCACAGGAAATCTCAAAAGAAGTGGAAAAAGCAATAAATAAAGCAAGAAATGATCCTGAATTAAATAATGTAACCAAAATAGGAGCAGATGGAACTCCCACCCATAAAATAGATGAATATGCTGAAGATGCTGCTATATCTGTTATTGAAAACTGTGAAAAATCACTAATTTTGATAAGTGAAGAAATAGGAACTATAAAAATTGGTGACAATAAAGCAGAAGCTGTACTAATTATGGATCCACTTGATGGTACTAGTAATGCTCTGAAAAATATTCCTTGTTATGGAATATCAATAGCAATAGCTAAAATCAGCGATGAAACAGAACTAGAACATGTGACTTTAGGTGATGTTGAAATTGGTTTTATTAAAAATTTCCCAACAGGTGATGAATATATTTCAATTAAAGGCAAAGGTTCTACAAAAAATGGTGAAGCAATGACAATATCATCAATACCTAAAGTATCCGAAGCAACAGTGAGTACTTATGTTTACAGAGCAAAAGAAGGTGAATTAGATAAATTATGCACTTCTGTTAGACGTATGCGTCTAATGGGTGCTATTGCAATCGAAATGTGTTATGTTGCTGATGGAACTTATGATGTATTTTTAGATATTGGTGCTGTTAGAGTATTTGATATTGCAGCAGCACAATTAATTATTAAAGAAAATGAAGGTATTGTAACTGATGTTAATGCTAATCTATTAGAAAGCCAACTTGATTTAATGGAAACAACATCAATTATAGCTGCAGCAAATCCAGAAATACATGAAGATCTAATAAAATTATTAAATTAA
- a CDS encoding gamma carbonic anhydrase family protein produces MTEKTKIYEGAKLVGDVTLKNNVSIWYNAVIRGDLEPIDIDENSNVQDNCVVHVSKDHPVKIGKNVSIGHGSIIHGCTIDDNALIGMGAIILNGAHITKNCLVGAGALVTENKTFPEGSLIIGSPAKAVRQLTEEEIKGNLENAEEYVNLAFNE; encoded by the coding sequence ATGACTGAAAAAACTAAAATATATGAAGGCGCAAAACTAGTAGGAGATGTGACTTTAAAAAATAATGTATCCATTTGGTACAATGCAGTTATTAGAGGAGATTTAGAACCAATAGACATTGATGAAAATTCAAATGTCCAAGATAATTGTGTAGTGCATGTTAGTAAAGACCATCCTGTAAAAATTGGTAAAAATGTATCCATAGGACATGGTTCCATCATACATGGATGTACCATTGATGACAATGCACTCATAGGAATGGGTGCTATAATTCTAAATGGGGCACACATTACAAAAAATTGTCTTGTTGGAGCAGGAGCACTTGTAACTGAAAACAAAACATTCCCTGAAGGATCATTAATCATAGGTTCACCAGCAAAAGCAGTAAGACAATTAACTGAAGAAGAAATTAAAGGAAACTTAGAAAATGCTGAAGAATATGTAAATCTTGCATTTAATGAATAA
- a CDS encoding tetratricopeptide repeat protein, whose amino-acid sequence MPILLLGNKDIDLISGKRNITIRRLWKQPLYRGDRLYCYWNILSKEREKLFEAEVTHVDIITFEQIKNNSELAIKLGYKNSKELEKDLKKTYPNNTKAKDKFQVFEFHKLHVSQWEGSAINQKNIIIKKADALFEMGNYHESSVCYKVALEYDENDINLLNRIGDNLSRLGQFGDAIKHYKKAIKLDPNNEYLYNNIAIAYLNKHEPDKALKMSTEALRINPKNTTVLYWRGLIYEMLTDFEKALQYFDCILEIDDNDPDVWNERGTVLNMLGKSEEALLSYDKSIELCLDNEDDSNTWASKGNTLLGLQRYSEAIECYDNALKIDVNNPIILNNKGVAYMELDDFKSAIDCFTKVLVMYPDNPDAQVLQEVCLENL is encoded by the coding sequence ATGCCAATATTATTATTAGGAAACAAAGATATTGATTTGATTAGTGGTAAAAGAAATATCACAATAAGGCGTTTATGGAAACAACCATTATACAGGGGAGACCGTTTATATTGTTATTGGAATATTCTTTCAAAAGAAAGGGAGAAATTATTTGAAGCTGAAGTAACTCATGTGGATATTATAACATTTGAGCAAATAAAAAATAATTCAGAACTAGCCATAAAATTAGGATATAAAAATTCAAAAGAATTAGAAAAAGATCTTAAAAAAACATATCCTAACAATACAAAAGCTAAAGATAAATTCCAAGTATTTGAATTTCATAAACTACATGTAAGTCAATGGGAAGGCTCTGCTATTAATCAGAAAAATATCATCATAAAGAAAGCAGATGCACTATTTGAAATGGGAAATTATCATGAATCATCTGTATGTTATAAAGTAGCCCTTGAATATGATGAAAATGATATAAATCTCTTAAACAGGATAGGTGATAATTTATCACGTTTAGGTCAATTTGGTGATGCAATAAAACACTATAAAAAAGCTATAAAATTAGACCCTAATAATGAATACTTATATAATAACATAGCTATAGCTTACTTAAATAAACATGAACCAGATAAAGCACTTAAAATGAGTACTGAAGCTCTTAGAATTAATCCAAAGAATACAACAGTACTTTACTGGAGAGGTCTGATTTATGAAATGCTCACAGATTTTGAAAAAGCATTACAATACTTTGACTGTATATTGGAAATAGATGATAATGATCCTGATGTTTGGAATGAAAGAGGTACAGTTTTAAACATGCTTGGAAAAAGTGAAGAAGCATTACTATCTTATGATAAGTCAATAGAATTATGTTTAGATAATGAAGATGATTCAAATACATGGGCAAGTAAAGGAAATACATTATTGGGTTTGCAAAGATATAGTGAAGCAATAGAATGTTATGATAATGCACTAAAAATTGATGTAAATAATCCTATAATATTAAACAATAAAGGAGTAGCTTACATGGAATTAGATGACTTCAAAAGTGCAATAGATTGTTTTACTAAAGTTTTAGTAATGTATCCTGATAATCCTGATGCACAAGTACTTCAAGAAGTTTGTCTTGAAAACCTATAA
- a CDS encoding UPF0280 family protein, translated as MKTKLYSKDINVDSTHISLKSDLDYNIIPFIEKQRQIITDEIRINPDFIKYKPIPLIHKEKILEHMTYAGKISDTGPMSSVAGSVSEVCLEEFIKRGSKFSIIENGGDIALKTERKVILGIYAGESVFSYEIGLKIKPKPKGYGICTSSCAGPSKSFGLTDATIVFSNQSSVADSLATCIGNYGNGDSDEEIINNSLEKAEEYSEYFEGVLVIKGDTLGKTGHIPKLVKTRNKH; from the coding sequence ATGAAAACTAAACTTTATTCCAAAGACATTAATGTTGATTCAACACATATTTCTTTAAAAAGCGATTTGGATTATAATATTATCCCATTTATTGAAAAACAAAGACAGATAATTACCGATGAAATTAGAATTAATCCTGATTTTATAAAATATAAACCAATACCCCTTATTCATAAAGAAAAAATATTAGAACATATGACTTATGCTGGAAAAATATCAGATACTGGTCCTATGTCTTCAGTTGCTGGAAGTGTTAGTGAAGTATGTCTTGAAGAATTTATAAAAAGAGGATCTAAGTTTTCTATTATTGAAAATGGTGGTGATATTGCTTTAAAAACAGAACGAAAAGTAATTCTTGGAATATATGCTGGTGAAAGTGTGTTTTCATATGAAATTGGTTTAAAAATAAAACCTAAACCTAAAGGCTATGGTATTTGTACATCATCATGTGCTGGTCCTTCTAAGAGTTTTGGTTTAACTGATGCTACTATTGTTTTTAGTAATCAAAGTAGTGTTGCTGATAGTCTTGCTACATGTATTGGTAATTATGGTAATGGTGATAGTGATGAAGAGATTATCAATAATTCATTAGAAAAAGCTGAAGAGTATTCTGAGTATTTTGAGGGTGTACTTGTTATAAAAGGAGATACTCTTGGTAAAACTGGACATATTCCAAAATTAGTTAAAACAAGAAATAAACATTAA
- the hisC gene encoding histidinol-phosphate transaminase, with translation MVKTRAIIDEFDTYIPGRSKKEISEEFGVPEEEIIKLGSNENPWGCAPGVKDAITNAISEMNRYPESNHEYLKEKIADYAGVRKDQVLVTGDGADELLDIIAKTLIDPGDEFIVHPPTYMYYSFTFKQYQAKAVYAKWNVKENKLDVDSVLNNITDKTKVIFLCTPNNPTGGLIPQDDLIKIIEATDALVVIDEAYWEFAEVNNVNLLDKYDNVLIIRTFSKVMGLAGLRVGYGLSNPDLLEKISRIKPVFSVTVPSQKAVIATLDDKQYIEESTTKGIAEREYLYESVNAIENLHIYKSKSNYLLIDIRKTGFTAKELATKLMEKGVIVRDCTSFYGLDEYYIRISIETHPKNEKFIEILKEILNK, from the coding sequence ATGGTTAAAACAAGAGCAATAATCGATGAATTTGACACATACATCCCAGGTAGATCTAAAAAAGAAATTTCTGAAGAATTTGGAGTGCCTGAAGAAGAAATCATAAAACTTGGATCAAACGAAAATCCATGGGGTTGTGCTCCAGGAGTTAAAGATGCAATAACAAATGCAATAAGTGAAATGAACAGATATCCTGAATCAAATCATGAATATCTTAAAGAAAAAATTGCAGACTATGCTGGTGTTAGAAAAGACCAAGTACTTGTTACGGGGGATGGGGCTGATGAACTTTTAGATATTATAGCTAAAACATTAATTGATCCCGGAGATGAATTTATTGTACATCCACCAACATACATGTACTATTCATTTACATTCAAACAATACCAAGCAAAAGCAGTATATGCAAAATGGAATGTTAAAGAAAATAAATTAGATGTTGATTCCGTACTTAATAATATAACTGATAAAACAAAAGTAATATTTCTTTGTACACCAAACAACCCTACTGGTGGATTAATACCCCAAGACGATTTAATCAAAATCATTGAAGCAACAGATGCTCTTGTTGTTATTGATGAAGCATACTGGGAATTTGCAGAAGTTAATAATGTGAATTTATTAGATAAATATGATAATGTACTTATTATAAGAACATTTTCAAAAGTAATGGGACTTGCAGGTCTTAGAGTAGGCTATGGATTATCTAATCCAGATTTACTTGAAAAAATATCTAGAATAAAACCAGTATTTAGTGTAACTGTTCCTTCTCAAAAAGCAGTTATTGCAACACTTGATGATAAACAATACATTGAAGAATCTACAACCAAAGGTATTGCTGAGAGAGAATATTTATACGAAAGTGTAAATGCTATAGAAAATTTACACATCTATAAATCAAAATCCAATTATTTATTAATTGATATTAGAAAAACTGGATTTACTGCAAAAGAATTAGCTACAAAACTTATGGAAAAAGGAGTTATCGTAAGAGATTGTACCAGTTTCTACGGTCTTGATGAATACTATATCAGAATTAGTATTGAAACTCATCCTAAAAATGAAAAATTTATTGAAATATTAAAAGAAATACTTAATAAATAA
- a CDS encoding anaerobic ribonucleoside-triphosphate reductase activating protein, which translates to MNIQPTYSSLDFPGKMALVLFTPGCDLRCKYCHNPQLLKNETLTKWDIEEIEEEVEKNIDFIDGIVLSGGEPLLHLDVIKNFIKQAKNNNLLVKLDTNGLHPDEIIKIINDLDYVAMDIKAPLDKYYKITDIYPSNVKETINKTIDIILEHEVFLECRTTYVPKLLEPQDIENLTKEIRCNMYTLQQFRNRVTYDSRLADYAEPNPNDLVNILNNLDTNIPEIHLKSNQFGNQIIKKG; encoded by the coding sequence ATGAATATACAACCAACTTATTCTTCATTAGATTTTCCTGGAAAAATGGCATTAGTGCTTTTTACGCCTGGTTGTGACCTTAGATGTAAATATTGTCATAATCCACAATTATTAAAGAATGAAACACTAACTAAATGGGATATAGAAGAAATTGAAGAAGAAGTAGAGAAAAATATTGATTTTATTGATGGAATTGTTCTCAGTGGTGGTGAACCGTTATTGCATTTGGATGTTATTAAAAATTTTATTAAACAGGCTAAAAATAATAATTTGTTAGTTAAGTTAGATACGAACGGTTTACATCCTGACGAAATTATTAAAATAATTAATGATCTCGATTATGTAGCAATGGATATCAAAGCACCCTTAGATAAATATTATAAAATCACTGATATTTATCCAAGCAATGTTAAAGAAACTATTAATAAAACAATAGATATTATATTAGAACATGAAGTATTTCTAGAATGTAGGACAACATATGTTCCAAAATTATTAGAACCTCAAGATATTGAAAATTTAACTAAAGAAATTAGATGTAATATGTATACATTACAACAATTTAGAAATAGAGTTACATATGATTCAAGATTAGCAGATTATGCTGAACCAAATCCAAATGATTTAGTAAATATATTAAATAATTTAGATACAAATATTCCTGAAATACATTTAAAATCTAATCAATTTGGAAATCAAATTATTAAAAAAGGGTAA
- a CDS encoding pyruvoyl-dependent arginine decarboxylase: MKISLTKGKAEGPTKLNAFDNALLDADIGNVNLIPVSSMLPPNTEIIPMPELKPGEMTNCVLSRQYSDNQGDEIAAVIAYAQAEEMGCVIETSGINKSVKDLEEEAKFMAEYMIEKRGLEILDYKAVIQTHTVVDKACVVAALIYHDPIRH, translated from the coding sequence ATGAAAATATCTTTAACTAAAGGAAAAGCTGAAGGACCTACAAAATTAAATGCTTTTGATAATGCATTACTTGATGCTGATATAGGTAATGTTAACTTAATTCCTGTTTCAAGTATGTTACCACCTAATACTGAAATAATACCAATGCCTGAATTAAAACCAGGGGAGATGACAAATTGTGTATTATCTAGACAATATTCTGATAATCAGGGGGATGAAATAGCTGCAGTAATAGCTTATGCTCAAGCAGAAGAAATGGGTTGTGTAATAGAAACATCTGGGATAAATAAATCAGTTAAGGATTTAGAAGAAGAAGCAAAATTCATGGCAGAATATATGATTGAAAAAAGAGGACTAGAAATTTTGGATTATAAAGCAGTAATTCAAACACATACTGTTGTAGATAAGGCCTGTGTTGTAGCTGCATTAATTTATCATGATCCTATAAGACATTAA